One region of Leucoraja erinacea ecotype New England chromosome 10, Leri_hhj_1, whole genome shotgun sequence genomic DNA includes:
- the LOC129701214 gene encoding regulator of G-protein signaling 21-like, which produces MQTVLYLFPQLNLSAPKEEPYQITKPQKQEGTMENNNRHKDKRHRLSLLLHKADSREILVPLFRKPEKTYTCLDEHSKWGECLNKLLVHKSGLNLFRAFLQSEHSEENIDFWLACENYRKTKTLSKLSSKAKKIYSDFISTDAPKEVNLDFHTKEVTKKNIVRPTLSCFDLAQKKVHTLMEKDSYPRFLKSKLYQDLLLESEAHNCGPRRRSHSFTSIGVLQAQSDFTYWL; this is translated from the exons ATGCAAACCGTGCTCTACCTGTTCCCACAGCTAAACCTGTCAGCCCCCAAGGAGGAACCTTATCAGATCACCAAGCCCCAGAAGCAAGAAGGGACAATGGAAAATAATAACAG GCACAAAGACAAGCGGCATCGATTAAGCCTACTGCTGCACAAGGCCGACTCCCGTGAAATCCTGGTGCCTTTGTTCCGCAAGCCTGAAAAAACCTA caCGTGTCTCGATGAACATTCGAAGTGGGGTGAATGTCTGAATAAACTTTTAGTTCATAAAT CTGGCCTGAACCTCTTTCGAGCTTTCCTTCAGTCCGAACACAGTGAGGAGAACATTGACTTCTGGTTAGCATGTGAGAACTACCGCAAAACCAAGACACTCTCAAAGCTCTCCTCTAAAGCGAAGAAAATCTACTCTGATTTCATCAGCACAGATGCTCCCAAAGAG GTGAACCTTGATTTCCATACCAAAGAGGTGACGAAGAAGAACATAGTGAGGCCGACCCTGTCTTGCTTTGACTTGGCACAGAAGAAGGTGCACACGTTGATGGAGAAGGACTCCTATCCCAGGTTCCTCAAGTCGAAGCTCTACCAAGATCTGCTCCTGGAGAGCGAGGCCCACAACTGTGGCCCCAGACGGAGATCACATTCCTTTACATCCATCGGGGTCTTACAAGCCCAGTCTGACTTCACATACTGGCTATAG